The following coding sequences lie in one Mycobacterium gordonae genomic window:
- a CDS encoding antibiotic biosynthesis monooxygenase, with translation MTVGAAAITIFHPPGNPDRFDGWVQGYLGTAGQAPGYVAARSSVPGGGQLDWAVEVSFDSSESLDAWLDSAPRRTLLADGAAQGFGRSAADLILAPGELPPGNIGVFLHSVAAGKDADFVGAQRDLTLITATFAGYEGTALFPGDPSGQWMSVLRFRTAGQLAAWIRSGERRLALPSLRQELTDDFAELPRSAPFGSTVRVADGQAKITPAWKSAMLVILCLYPTVILLSKTLTPELNRVGIDQAAAIFVGNVISVAALQWLLVPAASRPFRRWLDPIDGAGTRISLAGATVVAAGYALLLLVFGLVG, from the coding sequence ATGACTGTTGGCGCGGCCGCGATCACGATCTTTCATCCGCCGGGGAATCCGGATCGGTTCGACGGCTGGGTGCAGGGTTACCTCGGCACGGCCGGGCAGGCGCCGGGATATGTCGCTGCGCGGTCATCGGTTCCCGGCGGCGGCCAGTTGGACTGGGCCGTCGAGGTGTCTTTTGACAGCTCCGAGTCACTCGACGCATGGCTCGACAGCGCGCCGCGTCGCACCCTGCTCGCCGACGGCGCGGCACAGGGATTCGGCCGATCGGCCGCCGATCTCATCCTGGCGCCGGGCGAACTGCCACCGGGCAATATCGGGGTCTTCCTGCACAGCGTCGCCGCGGGCAAGGACGCAGATTTTGTTGGCGCGCAACGCGATCTGACGCTCATTACGGCCACCTTCGCCGGATACGAGGGGACGGCACTGTTTCCCGGCGACCCGAGCGGGCAGTGGATGTCGGTGCTGCGCTTCCGTACCGCCGGGCAACTCGCCGCGTGGATCCGGTCCGGGGAGCGCAGGTTGGCGCTGCCCAGTTTGCGTCAGGAACTGACGGACGACTTTGCGGAACTTCCGCGCAGTGCCCCGTTCGGTTCGACGGTTCGTGTCGCCGACGGTCAGGCCAAGATCACACCCGCATGGAAATCTGCGATGCTGGTGATCCTGTGCCTCTACCCCACCGTAATCCTGCTCTCCAAAACTCTGACCCCGGAGCTGAACCGCGTCGGAATCGACCAGGCGGCAGCCATTTTCGTCGGCAACGTCATTAGTGTCGCAGCGCTGCAATGGCTTCTGGTGCCCGCGGCGTCGCGGCCGTTCCGGCGCTGGCTCGACCCCATCGACGGCGCGGGCACGCGCATCAGCCTGGCCGGGGCGACGGTGGTGGCCGCCGGATACGCGCTTCTGCTGCTGGTTTTCGGCCTAGTGGGTTGA
- a CDS encoding WS/DGAT/MGAT family O-acyltransferase, whose product MERLSGLDAFFLYMETPTQPLNVCCVLELDTSTMPCGYTYARLRALLAQHVRAVPEFRMKLADTQLNPDHPVWVDDESFALRRHLHRVAVPSPGGRRELAEICGHIAGLPLDRDRPLWEMWVIECGAREHGLTVVLKVHHAVVDGVAGANLLAQLCSLVPDAPAPQPVVGAGGASALQIAASGLLNVAKRPLRLATVVPATMITLAQTVLRAREGRTMAAPFSAPATAFNGPLTHHRNVAFTQLDMRDIKRVKDRFGVTVNDVVVALCAGVMRRFLLERDELPDVPLVATVPVSVRDKSQRPGRNQTTWMFCRMQTQIADPAARLRAIAAGNNAAKEHTAAMGPTLLHDWTEFGGPTMFGAAMRILPRIPLSTSPAYNMILSNVPGPQDQLYFLGCGIESMYPLGPLLGGAGLNITVMSLDGALGIGIISCPDLVPELWAMADAFPDALKELLVCRNQ is encoded by the coding sequence ATGGAACGACTCAGTGGACTTGATGCTTTCTTCCTCTACATGGAGACACCGACGCAGCCGTTGAACGTCTGCTGCGTGCTGGAACTCGATACATCGACGATGCCTTGTGGCTATACCTACGCCCGGCTTCGTGCTCTGCTGGCGCAGCACGTGCGGGCGGTGCCCGAGTTCCGGATGAAACTCGCTGATACGCAACTGAATCCGGACCACCCGGTGTGGGTGGACGATGAGAGCTTTGCGCTGCGGCGCCACCTGCACCGGGTCGCGGTGCCCTCACCCGGAGGACGCCGCGAACTGGCCGAGATCTGCGGACACATCGCGGGTCTTCCCCTGGACCGGGACCGTCCGTTGTGGGAGATGTGGGTGATCGAGTGCGGTGCCCGCGAACACGGGCTGACGGTGGTGCTCAAGGTGCACCATGCCGTGGTCGACGGCGTCGCCGGGGCGAATCTGTTGGCCCAGCTGTGCAGCCTGGTCCCCGATGCTCCGGCACCGCAACCGGTTGTGGGTGCCGGAGGTGCCAGTGCGCTACAGATCGCGGCCAGTGGACTGCTCAATGTGGCCAAGCGACCGTTGCGGCTGGCCACGGTGGTGCCCGCGACGATGATCACCCTCGCGCAGACCGTCCTGCGAGCGCGCGAGGGCCGCACCATGGCCGCACCGTTCAGTGCGCCGGCGACCGCATTCAACGGGCCGTTGACGCATCACCGCAACGTGGCCTTCACCCAACTCGATATGCGGGATATCAAGCGTGTCAAGGACCGGTTCGGGGTGACCGTCAACGACGTCGTGGTGGCACTATGCGCCGGGGTGATGCGACGGTTCCTGCTCGAGCGTGACGAACTTCCCGACGTTCCGTTGGTCGCCACGGTGCCGGTCTCGGTGCGCGACAAGTCGCAGCGACCCGGCCGCAACCAGACCACGTGGATGTTTTGCCGCATGCAGACTCAGATCGCCGATCCCGCAGCTCGCCTCCGTGCCATCGCCGCGGGCAACAACGCGGCCAAGGAACACACCGCGGCCATGGGGCCTACCCTCTTGCACGACTGGACCGAGTTCGGCGGGCCGACGATGTTCGGTGCGGCGATGCGGATCCTGCCCCGAATCCCGTTGAGCACCAGCCCCGCCTACAACATGATCTTGTCGAATGTGCCCGGACCGCAGGATCAGTTGTACTTCCTGGGCTGCGGGATCGAGTCGATGTATCCCCTGGGGCCGCTCCTTGGTGGTGCGGGTCTCAACATCACCGTCATGTCCCTCGACGGGGCGCTGGGCATCGGCATCATCTCCTGCCCGGACCTGGTACCGGAGCTGTGGGCGATGGCCGACGCGTTCCCCGATGCACTCAAGGAGTTGCTGGTCTGCCGCAATCAATGA
- a CDS encoding adenylate/guanylate cyclase domain-containing protein, which produces MKRRQFPVPWTTRALLVLAALFPNVLGAAVIGVTTFWALPTGHALSERHVLRLNVLAMTLYVAVAALTAIISGLLATTYRSDHDEESARKRVLMAIPSRTAAIHGAVWVAAGVILVVINLDAPWLATTLGVSVLLGSFVTTAVAYWLCTRILRPFVAEVLTHSPPTSARGPGLRLRAVSAWTLGTGVPLLQLLLVGASALVVDYSGRRLAYVVLAIGGCAAVSGLAITAFTGAVSADPIDEVRRGMRRVERGDFDATVPVFEASELGLLQAGFNTMAAGLRERERLRDLFGRHVGRDVARLAEQGASENGVHAALGGVSCEAAALFVDLVGSSRLAERMPPEALVALLNEFFAVVVDVVERHQGLINKFEGDAALAIFGAPIELPDYAGAALAAARELGRRLNRSEIRAGIGVSAGTVFAGNIGESRRYEYTVIGDPVNEAARLTEVAKQHGGVAASGAARRCAADDEAQHWRLLMTTVLRGRDSSTDIVVPNVCDE; this is translated from the coding sequence GTGAAACGCCGGCAGTTCCCGGTGCCGTGGACGACGCGCGCCCTGCTGGTCTTGGCCGCGCTGTTTCCGAATGTGCTGGGGGCGGCGGTGATCGGGGTGACGACGTTCTGGGCCCTGCCTACCGGCCATGCGCTCAGCGAGCGGCATGTGCTGCGGCTCAACGTCCTGGCGATGACGCTCTACGTCGCGGTCGCAGCGCTGACCGCCATCATCAGCGGACTCCTGGCGACCACCTACCGCAGTGACCACGACGAGGAGTCCGCGCGAAAACGGGTGTTGATGGCAATCCCGTCGCGCACCGCCGCTATCCACGGTGCGGTCTGGGTAGCCGCCGGTGTGATCCTGGTGGTGATCAATCTCGACGCGCCCTGGTTGGCGACGACGCTGGGTGTGTCGGTGTTGCTCGGCAGCTTCGTGACCACCGCGGTCGCCTACTGGTTGTGCACACGGATACTCCGGCCGTTCGTCGCCGAGGTGCTCACCCACAGCCCGCCGACCTCCGCACGCGGGCCTGGGCTGCGGCTGCGGGCGGTGTCGGCGTGGACGCTCGGTACCGGCGTCCCGCTGCTGCAGCTGCTGCTGGTCGGGGCCAGCGCGCTGGTCGTCGACTATTCCGGGCGCCGGTTGGCCTACGTGGTGCTGGCTATCGGTGGCTGCGCTGCCGTGAGCGGGCTGGCGATCACCGCCTTCACCGGCGCGGTGAGCGCTGATCCGATCGACGAGGTCCGGCGCGGGATGCGGCGCGTCGAACGTGGCGACTTCGACGCAACCGTGCCGGTGTTCGAGGCCTCCGAACTGGGCCTGCTACAGGCAGGTTTCAACACCATGGCGGCGGGACTGCGCGAACGCGAGCGGTTGCGGGACCTGTTCGGCCGTCACGTCGGGCGTGACGTCGCCCGCCTGGCCGAACAGGGCGCTTCCGAGAACGGCGTCCACGCCGCCCTGGGCGGAGTCAGTTGCGAGGCTGCCGCGCTGTTCGTCGACCTGGTCGGCTCGTCCCGGCTGGCCGAGCGGATGCCACCGGAAGCCCTCGTCGCGCTGCTCAATGAGTTCTTCGCGGTGGTGGTTGACGTGGTCGAGCGCCACCAGGGACTCATCAACAAATTCGAAGGCGACGCCGCGCTGGCGATCTTCGGCGCCCCGATCGAATTGCCCGATTACGCGGGCGCGGCTCTGGCGGCGGCGCGCGAACTCGGCCGTCGGCTCAATCGGTCGGAAATCAGAGCCGGCATCGGGGTGTCGGCGGGAACGGTGTTCGCGGGCAACATCGGCGAGTCCCGGCGGTACGAGTACACCGTCATCGGCGATCCGGTGAACGAGGCGGCCCGGCTCACCGAGGTGGCCAAGCAGCACGGCGGCGTGGCGGCGTCCGGCGCCGCGCGCCGATGCGCCGCGGACGACGAAGCACAGCACTGGCGCCTGCTCATGACCACCGTGCTGCGCGGCCGGGACAGCTCTACAGACATCGTCGTACCTAACGTGTGCGACGAATAA
- a CDS encoding DUF5073 family protein encodes MYEFDAERVSRTIAGALAGPGGIAMVVKVFAGLPGVIHTPARRGFFSSSPERVQIGDWRYEVARDGRLLAAHVVNAIVIAEDILPADAVGPHITRSLHQIVARYGATVVPNINAAVDVLSTSPGYPY; translated from the coding sequence ATGTACGAGTTCGACGCCGAGCGGGTCAGTCGCACCATCGCGGGCGCGCTCGCCGGCCCCGGCGGTATCGCGATGGTCGTGAAGGTGTTCGCCGGGCTGCCCGGGGTGATTCACACGCCGGCCCGGCGTGGATTTTTCTCCTCCAGCCCCGAGCGAGTGCAGATCGGCGACTGGCGCTACGAGGTCGCTCGCGACGGACGGTTGCTCGCGGCGCACGTGGTGAACGCCATCGTGATCGCCGAGGACATCCTGCCGGCCGACGCCGTCGGGCCCCACATCACCCGGTCGTTGCATCAGATCGTGGCCCGGTACGGAGCAACCGTGGTCCCCAATATCAACGCCGCGGTCGACGTGCTGAGTACCAGCCCTGGTTATCCATACTGA
- a CDS encoding ferredoxin, whose amino-acid sequence MTRVAVDADRCVGHGRCYSLAPHIYDSDDVGHCVVLVQDVSGDQEQQALTGAQNCPEEAITLTPSAARR is encoded by the coding sequence ATGACGCGGGTAGCCGTAGACGCCGACCGTTGTGTGGGTCACGGTCGTTGCTATTCGCTGGCGCCGCACATCTATGACTCCGACGACGTCGGCCACTGCGTCGTGCTTGTTCAGGACGTCTCCGGAGACCAAGAGCAGCAGGCGCTCACCGGAGCGCAGAACTGCCCGGAAGAGGCGATCACGCTTACTCCTTCCGCGGCCCGTCGGTAG
- a CDS encoding cytochrome P450 has translation MTEAESFVDQAVMGLAEPQPMYKALRESAPVFRSPQAVVLSRLSDIEMALKRTDLFSSNMDAVDLGNLRPLIPLQVDPPEHAKYRRILDPLFTPREMARREPQVTALVNEMIDRFADRGSCDFHEEFAVPLPCTVFLQLLGLPLEDLDKFLEWKDGVIRPAGSTGYDDRHEASADVAEQIYEYFERAIDDHIAHPRDDLLSAMIATHFKEDGGAALSREELLDICFLFLIAGLDTVTDSLDCFFVYLGRHPDHRRQLVEQPDILPHAIEELLRWETPVPGVARVAMQDVEVGGCPISRGERVSPLLGAANTDPAEFTDPERVDFSRSPNRHRAFGGGPHRCLGSHLARMELRVALREFHRRIPDYEIPPGTELKYTAALRSVEALPLTFPAPAR, from the coding sequence ATGACAGAAGCGGAATCATTCGTCGACCAGGCTGTGATGGGTCTTGCCGAACCTCAGCCCATGTACAAGGCGCTGCGGGAATCGGCCCCGGTGTTCCGGTCACCCCAAGCGGTGGTGCTCAGCCGGCTTTCGGACATCGAGATGGCCCTCAAGCGCACGGACTTGTTTTCGTCGAACATGGACGCGGTCGATCTGGGCAATCTGCGGCCGCTGATTCCGCTGCAGGTCGATCCGCCCGAGCATGCCAAGTACCGCCGCATTCTGGATCCGCTGTTCACCCCGCGCGAGATGGCTCGGCGGGAACCGCAGGTCACCGCGCTGGTCAACGAGATGATCGACCGCTTCGCGGACCGCGGCTCGTGTGACTTCCACGAAGAGTTCGCCGTGCCGCTGCCGTGCACGGTGTTTCTGCAGCTGCTCGGCCTGCCGCTGGAGGACCTCGACAAGTTCCTGGAATGGAAAGACGGCGTCATCCGGCCGGCGGGATCCACCGGTTACGACGATCGCCACGAGGCGTCGGCCGACGTCGCCGAACAGATCTACGAATATTTCGAGCGCGCCATCGACGACCACATCGCGCACCCTCGCGACGATCTGCTGTCAGCGATGATCGCGACGCACTTCAAGGAGGACGGCGGTGCGGCGCTGTCACGCGAGGAGCTGCTCGACATCTGCTTTCTCTTCCTGATCGCCGGCCTGGACACGGTGACGGACTCGCTGGACTGCTTCTTCGTGTACCTGGGGCGACATCCGGACCATCGTCGACAGCTGGTCGAGCAGCCTGACATTCTGCCGCACGCCATCGAGGAATTGCTGCGGTGGGAGACACCCGTGCCCGGAGTCGCCCGAGTCGCCATGCAGGACGTCGAGGTCGGTGGGTGCCCCATCAGCAGAGGCGAGCGGGTCAGCCCGTTGCTCGGCGCGGCCAACACCGATCCGGCCGAGTTCACCGACCCCGAGCGGGTGGACTTCAGCCGGAGTCCGAACCGGCACCGCGCGTTCGGCGGGGGCCCGCACCGCTGCCTGGGGTCCCACCTGGCGCGCATGGAACTTCGGGTCGCACTGCGCGAGTTCCATCGGCGCATCCCCGACTACGAGATACCGCCCGGCACCGAGCTGAAGTACACGGCTGCTTTGCGCTCGGTCGAAGCGCTGCCACTGACCTTTCCGGCGCCGGCGCGATGA
- a CDS encoding cytochrome P450, protein MTAREVWAAAMTYDNRADPYPFFDELRKTPVVQVADDLYVVTGYRELLALAHDPRISSDIRRSPLRGGQDPEVEDLGHYGHQQSIIVSDPPDHDRARRQVMRHFGPPHSPGVIPATEPSISALCNRLLDGLKANGSTRFDVVNDYAYPVPVMVICRILGVPLQDEPTFHAWIYDMLSGLDLGPDAATDEGRARVEKGRTSGEALRRYLAELIDGYLHHPADCLLSNLVNDTDGPDGAMSPQEALSNAQLLLIAGHDSTVNTISNCVLTLLRNPGSFDLLRQRPELIPRAIEEVQRLQSAVQFFPSRSATDDIEIAGTVIRKGAAVHLMYSAANRDPARFPDPGRFDPQRPDNEHFGWGSGIHTCMGGPLARLEVNLALETFLRRADNPRLVVDPPPYRRSQIFRGPLHLPVEVDGIRD, encoded by the coding sequence ATGACCGCACGAGAAGTCTGGGCCGCGGCGATGACATACGACAACCGCGCCGACCCCTACCCGTTCTTCGACGAACTGCGCAAGACACCGGTCGTCCAGGTAGCCGACGATCTCTACGTCGTCACGGGCTACCGGGAACTGCTCGCACTTGCTCATGATCCCCGGATCAGCTCCGACATCCGGCGCAGCCCGCTACGCGGCGGACAGGATCCCGAGGTCGAAGACCTCGGGCACTACGGCCACCAGCAGAGCATCATCGTCTCCGATCCACCCGATCACGACCGCGCCCGCCGACAGGTGATGCGGCACTTCGGGCCTCCGCACTCTCCGGGGGTGATCCCTGCCACCGAGCCGAGCATCTCGGCACTGTGCAACAGACTGCTCGACGGGTTGAAAGCCAACGGCAGTACGCGTTTTGACGTGGTGAACGACTATGCGTACCCGGTTCCCGTCATGGTGATCTGCCGGATCCTGGGTGTGCCGCTGCAGGATGAGCCCACCTTTCACGCCTGGATCTACGACATGCTGTCCGGGCTGGACCTCGGGCCGGACGCGGCTACCGACGAAGGCAGGGCGCGCGTTGAGAAAGGCCGCACCAGCGGGGAGGCGCTGCGCCGCTATCTCGCCGAGTTGATCGACGGCTACCTGCACCATCCGGCCGACTGCCTGCTGTCCAATCTGGTCAACGACACCGACGGGCCCGACGGTGCGATGTCGCCGCAGGAGGCGCTGTCCAACGCGCAACTGCTGCTGATCGCCGGCCACGACTCGACGGTGAACACCATCTCGAACTGCGTGCTGACCCTGCTGCGCAATCCCGGATCCTTCGACCTGCTGCGGCAACGTCCCGAGCTCATCCCGCGGGCGATCGAGGAAGTACAGCGCCTGCAGTCTGCCGTGCAGTTCTTCCCCAGTCGCAGCGCCACCGATGACATCGAGATCGCCGGCACCGTGATCCGCAAAGGTGCCGCGGTGCATCTGATGTACAGCGCCGCCAACCGCGACCCGGCGCGCTTCCCCGACCCCGGCAGATTCGACCCGCAACGCCCGGACAACGAGCACTTCGGCTGGGGCAGCGGCATCCACACCTGCATGGGCGGTCCCCTAGCCCGGCTGGAGGTGAATCTGGCACTGGAAACGTTCCTGCGCCGAGCGGACAATCCGCGTCTGGTGGTCGATCCGCCGCCGTACCGACGCAGCCAGATCTTCCGCGGTCCCCTGCATCTGCCGGTCGAGGTCGACGGGATCCGCGACTGA
- a CDS encoding NAD(P)/FAD-dependent oxidoreductase encodes MKNPLVAELVKAFRAEARIVIVGASLAGLRAAEALRERGFRGHLTLIGDEPHEPYDRPPLSKQVLKGWVPADHTKLPRLRALDADWRLGVAAVGLDRINRRVLLADGHAVEYDRLLIATGVRARPWPNPAEGALDGVFTVRTCDDAARLQAALRERPRRVLVVGSGFIGSEIASVCCELGLPVTVAERAGGPLVGALGGVIGDIAAGMHRDAGVDLRTGVSVQALLGDAAGHVRQAQLSDGVTLDVDVVIASLGSVRNVEWLQGAGLASGFWGVGCDAGCRAFDINGVVTDNIFVAGDIARMPHVLYEYQFISMEHWDNAVFGAKVAANNMISLETERRPHLPVPSFWSGQFGVNIKGAGVCSFGDEIVFTQGSPGQRRFAAAYGRRGRIVGAVTFDHGKWLPYYTSLIERSAPFPPPPPGYDRPPDMTPIPARFPDPRVPTGLPDVVLTGHDPTSRGAEFRPRELP; translated from the coding sequence GTGAAGAATCCGCTCGTCGCGGAGCTTGTCAAAGCCTTCCGCGCCGAGGCCCGCATCGTCATCGTGGGGGCATCACTGGCCGGCCTTCGGGCGGCGGAGGCGTTGCGGGAGCGAGGTTTTCGTGGTCACTTGACGCTAATCGGTGATGAGCCGCATGAGCCGTACGATCGCCCGCCGCTGTCCAAACAGGTCCTCAAAGGGTGGGTGCCCGCAGACCACACGAAGCTGCCGCGGCTGCGTGCGCTGGACGCCGACTGGCGATTGGGGGTGGCGGCGGTCGGCCTGGACCGCATCAATCGCCGGGTGTTACTGGCCGACGGGCACGCCGTCGAATACGACCGGCTGCTGATTGCCACCGGGGTGCGGGCCAGGCCGTGGCCCAACCCGGCCGAAGGCGCGCTGGACGGGGTGTTCACCGTGCGCACCTGTGACGATGCGGCTCGCCTGCAGGCGGCCTTGCGCGAGCGGCCGCGGCGGGTGCTGGTCGTCGGCTCGGGTTTCATCGGCTCGGAGATCGCCTCGGTCTGTTGCGAGCTGGGGCTGCCGGTCACAGTCGCCGAACGCGCCGGCGGACCGTTGGTCGGCGCGCTGGGCGGGGTGATCGGCGATATCGCGGCGGGTATGCACCGCGACGCCGGTGTCGATCTGCGCACCGGTGTCTCGGTGCAGGCGCTACTGGGCGACGCCGCCGGCCACGTTCGACAGGCGCAGCTGTCCGACGGCGTCACGCTGGACGTCGACGTCGTCATCGCGTCATTGGGGTCTGTCCGCAACGTCGAATGGTTGCAGGGCGCAGGTCTGGCCAGCGGCTTCTGGGGCGTGGGGTGTGATGCGGGTTGTCGTGCGTTCGACATCAACGGGGTGGTGACCGACAACATATTCGTTGCCGGCGACATCGCCCGGATGCCGCACGTGCTCTACGAATACCAGTTCATCTCGATGGAGCATTGGGACAATGCGGTCTTCGGTGCGAAAGTGGCCGCCAACAACATGATCAGCCTGGAGACGGAGCGTCGTCCGCACCTTCCGGTGCCGTCGTTCTGGTCGGGCCAGTTCGGCGTCAACATCAAGGGCGCCGGGGTCTGTTCGTTCGGTGACGAGATCGTCTTCACCCAGGGCAGTCCCGGACAGCGACGGTTCGCCGCCGCATACGGACGACGGGGACGCATCGTCGGCGCCGTCACCTTCGACCACGGCAAATGGCTTCCGTACTACACCTCGCTGATCGAACGATCGGCACCGTTTCCGCCTCCCCCACCGGGATATGATCGGCCACCCGACATGACGCCGATACCCGCGCGTTTCCCGGATCCGCGAGTCCCGACCGGGCTGCCGGATGTGGTGCTGACCGGACACGACCCGACGTCGCGGGGAGCCGAGTTCCGACCCCGGGAGCTGCCATGA
- a CDS encoding ferredoxin, with the protein MRIVVDLNKCQGYAQCVPLAPDVLKLLGDEALSYDPNPEDAQRQRVLRAAASCPVQAIIVETYTPEAQP; encoded by the coding sequence ATGCGCATCGTCGTGGATCTGAACAAGTGCCAGGGTTACGCGCAGTGCGTCCCACTGGCGCCCGACGTTCTGAAGCTGCTCGGTGACGAGGCGCTGTCCTATGACCCCAATCCCGAGGACGCGCAACGACAGCGGGTACTGCGCGCCGCCGCGTCGTGTCCGGTGCAGGCGATCATCGTCGAGACCTACACCCCCGAGGCGCAACCGTGA
- a CDS encoding N-acyl-D-amino-acid deacylase family protein has translation MTYDLIIRAGTVVDGTGGAPKTADVAVRDGVIVEIGRVGGSARRTIDADGLTVTPGFVDVHTHFDGQATWDPHLTPSCWHGVTTAIMGNCGIGFAPVRPDRHEWLVDLMEGVEDIPGSALSEGIAWEWESFGEYLDALGRMPRAVDVGAQIPHAAVRGFVMGDRAQDSATAADIDAMSRIVDDGLRAGALGMSFGRTAGHRSASGEPVPGTYSEEAELAALMAVMAQVRSGVLQVVPAGVGGAMGGDHRHSIDAEIDWITRLGRKYRIPLTFLAMVNEQDPHDWRSWFAAVHMANAEGAAIRPQVACRAFGMLMGHQSRMNPFRHRATYRSLIDLPLEQRVHRLRDPAVRSRILAEPPDPTSQPSADQLNRRIFARLYPLGAALNYEPAPQDSVASIAEREGRDPWEVTYDVLLGADGREFLLLPLLNYAGNNYDHLHDMMSDPVSLQGLGDGGAHCGIICDASMTTYLLSHWVRGRSRGPGLSLETAVHRLTGDPAGFYGLGDRGVLEPGRRADINLIDLERLALHYPEQVTDLPGGAGRLIQRSDGYVETLVRGQTVVAEGELTEARPGGLVRGCRPAPVG, from the coding sequence ATGACGTACGACCTGATCATTCGGGCCGGCACGGTGGTGGACGGCACCGGTGGCGCCCCGAAGACCGCCGATGTGGCGGTGCGCGACGGTGTCATCGTCGAGATCGGCCGGGTCGGTGGAAGCGCCAGGCGCACCATCGACGCCGACGGCCTCACCGTCACACCGGGTTTCGTCGATGTGCACACGCACTTCGACGGCCAGGCCACCTGGGACCCACACCTGACACCGTCCTGCTGGCACGGCGTCACCACCGCGATCATGGGTAACTGCGGCATCGGGTTCGCACCGGTGCGGCCGGATCGGCACGAGTGGCTGGTCGACCTGATGGAGGGTGTCGAAGACATTCCGGGCTCGGCACTCTCGGAAGGGATCGCCTGGGAATGGGAGTCGTTCGGTGAGTATCTGGACGCTCTGGGGAGAATGCCCAGGGCTGTCGACGTCGGCGCCCAGATTCCCCATGCGGCGGTTCGCGGGTTCGTGATGGGTGACCGCGCCCAGGATTCCGCGACCGCCGCGGACATCGACGCGATGAGCCGGATCGTCGATGACGGCCTGCGCGCGGGGGCGCTCGGCATGTCGTTCGGCCGCACGGCCGGCCATCGCAGCGCATCGGGGGAGCCCGTGCCCGGTACCTATTCCGAGGAAGCGGAGCTGGCTGCCCTGATGGCCGTCATGGCGCAGGTGCGTTCCGGCGTGCTGCAGGTGGTCCCGGCCGGAGTGGGCGGTGCGATGGGCGGCGATCACCGCCATTCGATCGACGCCGAGATCGATTGGATCACCCGGCTGGGGCGAAAGTACCGAATACCGCTGACGTTTCTGGCGATGGTCAACGAGCAGGACCCGCACGACTGGCGGAGCTGGTTCGCTGCGGTACACATGGCCAACGCCGAAGGTGCGGCTATCCGTCCACAGGTCGCCTGCCGGGCGTTCGGCATGCTGATGGGCCACCAGTCGCGGATGAATCCCTTCCGCCATCGGGCCACCTACCGTTCCTTGATAGACCTGCCGCTCGAGCAGCGGGTGCATCGCCTGCGGGATCCCGCGGTGCGCTCCCGGATCCTGGCAGAGCCACCCGACCCGACGTCGCAGCCGTCGGCAGACCAGCTCAACCGGCGCATCTTCGCGCGGCTGTATCCGCTTGGCGCCGCACTCAACTACGAACCCGCACCACAGGACAGCGTGGCGTCCATCGCCGAACGGGAGGGGCGCGACCCCTGGGAAGTCACTTACGACGTGCTGCTCGGGGCGGACGGTCGAGAGTTCCTGCTGCTGCCGCTGCTCAACTACGCCGGCAACAACTACGACCATCTGCACGACATGATGTCGGATCCGGTGAGTCTGCAGGGCCTCGGTGACGGCGGGGCGCATTGCGGCATCATCTGCGATGCCAGCATGACCACCTATCTGCTCTCGCACTGGGTCCGGGGCCGCAGCAGGGGACCGGGCCTGTCGCTGGAGACGGCCGTACACCGACTCACCGGTGACCCGGCCGGCTTCTACGGCCTCGGTGACCGTGGCGTGCTGGAACCGGGCCGACGCGCCGACATCAATCTGATCGATCTGGAGCGACTCGCGCTGCATTACCCGGAACAAGTAACGGATCTGCCCGGTGGCGCCGGCCGCTTGATTCAACGCTCTGACGGCTATGTCGAGACCCTGGTGCGGGGGCAGACGGTGGTCGCCGAGGGAGAGTTGACCGAGGCCAGACCCGGCGGCCTGGTCCGTGGGTGCCGTCCGGCGCCGGTCGGCTAA